The proteins below come from a single Tissierella sp. MB52-C2 genomic window:
- a CDS encoding glycosyltransferase family 2 protein — translation MKQKGRLVCVVPVYNESDLIVDTVENLKKIDSIDEILVINDGSQDNTLEVVNTLGVSVINLEKNHGKGYAMRRAIETLEYEYIAFIDGDLGETSIQTEKLILPIINGEADVSIAKFSERSTMTNTKGGFGIVKRFAKSGIYLFTKKEIDTSLSGQRVYKKQVIEKMNYIPDRYGIEVAMTIQTINNGFSIIEVPVTMNHRYSQRNLKGFIHRGKQFMDILKTFIVMYFRR, via the coding sequence ATGAAACAAAAAGGTAGACTTGTATGTGTAGTTCCTGTTTATAATGAGTCAGATTTAATTGTAGATACAGTAGAAAATTTAAAAAAGATAGATTCAATTGATGAGATCCTTGTGATAAATGATGGTTCACAGGATAATACGCTGGAAGTAGTCAATACTTTAGGTGTATCTGTAATTAATCTAGAAAAGAATCACGGCAAGGGCTATGCCATGAGAAGGGCAATAGAAACCTTAGAATATGAGTATATAGCATTTATTGATGGAGACTTGGGGGAAACCAGTATTCAGACAGAAAAATTAATTCTTCCAATAATAAATGGAGAAGCAGATGTATCTATAGCCAAGTTTTCAGAACGAAGTACTATGACTAATACTAAAGGTGGATTTGGCATAGTAAAGAGATTTGCCAAAAGTGGAATCTATCTTTTTACTAAAAAGGAAATAGACACATCTTTATCGGGACAGAGGGTTTATAAAAAGCAAGTCATTGAAAAAATGAACTATATACCAGACAGATACGGTATAGAAGTGGCTATGACTATTCAAACTATAAATAATGGTTTTTCAATAATTGAAGTGCCAGTTACTATGAATCATAGATATAGCCAAAGAAATTTAAAGGGATTTA